The DNA sequence CCTCTTTCTCCTATCCCTATATGTCCCTGTGATACATCTATGCCTACTAAGTCCCCGTCTTTCATATGTAAATTTCCTGTTGTAAGCGTTACTCTGTCCGTATTTAAAAAACCGCCCCCGTTAACAAATATTCCGTTTCTATTTGCCATTACAAGGTCAGCTCTTTGTCCTGCCACTTCCACTATTCCGTTTATATTACTCTTATTCTTTCCTGTCACTTCCGTTATGATTAAGTTTGC is a window from the Leptotrichia sp. OH3620_COT-345 genome containing:
- a CDS encoding filamentous hemagglutinin N-terminal domain-containing protein, with the protein product ANLIITEVTGKNKSNINGIVEVAGQRADLVMANRNGIFVNGGGFLNTDRVTLTTGNLHMKDGDLVGIDVSQGHIGIGERG